One Thalassotalea hakodatensis DNA segment encodes these proteins:
- a CDS encoding DMT family transporter produces MKTHPAIEFILLAAIWGASFLFMKLGVPEFGPITFMAIRTLIGALVLLLVLIIKQQTRTLVHAPWQLFIVGLFNTAIPFVLFGWATLSLTASNISVLNATTPLFGALVAYIWLKNRLTKLQVFGLLLGFAGVYVLMYPQLTIAPADTLLPTLAVLLAAACYGIGASVSKQYLTNVKPLASAAGSQIAGSLILVPISLFYLPQTIPSITAINAALAIGILCTGFAYILLFRLISDIGPTNAISVTYLIPVFGIFWGVMILNETITEFTFYGSALILIGVAFSTGAFKLNALFNNKKRAL; encoded by the coding sequence ATGAAAACTCACCCTGCCATTGAATTTATTTTACTCGCTGCTATTTGGGGCGCTTCTTTTTTGTTTATGAAATTAGGCGTGCCTGAATTTGGCCCTATCACCTTTATGGCAATTCGAACGCTAATAGGTGCGCTTGTGCTGTTGTTGGTGTTAATCATAAAACAACAAACGCGTACTTTAGTTCATGCCCCGTGGCAGCTTTTTATCGTTGGGCTCTTTAATACGGCTATTCCTTTTGTATTATTTGGCTGGGCGACACTTAGCTTAACTGCAAGTAACATTTCAGTGCTAAATGCCACGACTCCGCTATTTGGCGCTTTGGTTGCTTACATATGGTTAAAAAATCGCTTAACAAAATTGCAAGTGTTTGGGTTATTACTTGGTTTTGCTGGTGTTTACGTTTTAATGTATCCGCAATTAACAATTGCGCCAGCCGATACCTTATTGCCGACCTTAGCGGTACTATTAGCGGCAGCTTGTTATGGTATTGGCGCAAGTGTTAGCAAACAATATTTAACAAACGTTAAACCTCTGGCCTCTGCTGCAGGAAGTCAAATAGCAGGTAGTTTAATACTTGTACCAATTAGCCTATTTTACTTGCCACAAACGATACCAAGTATCACTGCGATTAATGCTGCATTAGCAATCGGCATTTTATGTACAGGCTTTGCGTATATCCTTTTGTTCCGCTTAATTAGTGACATTGGACCAACTAATGCTATTTCAGTGACTTATTTAATTCCTGTTTTTGGTATTTTCTGGGGAGTGATGATCCTAAATGAAACGATTACTGAATTTACCTTTTATGGCAGTGCATTAATCCTAATCGGTGTGGCCTTTTCGACTGGAGCATTTAAATTGAACGCACTGTTTAACAATAAAAAAAGAGCACTATAA
- a CDS encoding FKBP-type peptidyl-prolyl cis-trans isomerase yields the protein MNISDNNVVQFHYTLKDDQGQEIESSIGNEPLAYLHGHKNMIVGVEKALTGKQAGDKFSVTVAPVDGYGERDENAVQRVPAKHLQGAKKWRAGMQAVVETEQGARQVTVIKAGRFMVDVDVNHPLAGKTITFDIEVIDVREATEDEISHGHAHGVGGHQH from the coding sequence ATGAATATTTCAGACAACAACGTTGTACAGTTTCATTACACATTAAAAGATGATCAAGGCCAAGAGATTGAATCTTCAATTGGTAATGAGCCTCTTGCATATCTTCATGGTCATAAAAACATGATCGTAGGCGTTGAAAAAGCGTTAACCGGTAAACAAGCAGGTGATAAGTTTTCAGTGACTGTTGCGCCAGTTGATGGTTACGGAGAGCGCGATGAAAATGCGGTACAACGAGTACCGGCAAAACATTTACAAGGCGCTAAAAAATGGCGTGCAGGTATGCAAGCTGTTGTTGAAACAGAGCAGGGTGCACGTCAAGTTACTGTAATTAAAGCTGGTCGTTTTATGGTTGATGTTGATGTAAACCACCCACTAGCGGGTAAAACCATTACCTTTGATATAGAAGTGATTGATGTGCGTGAAGCTACCGAAGATGAAATATCGCATGGTCATGCGCATGGCGTTGGTGGTCACCAACATTAA
- a CDS encoding DMT family transporter, translating into MEIWIYFTLLAAFMQAVRTAGQKQLGQHLNAMATTSVRYVYALPFAYLYLFVLLDIREQTIPSLNDTFLVYALIASVMQIIGTACLVAAFNYRNFAVATSLAKTEAIQVAILGVLLFSATLSVLGWLSVIIGVVGVLIVSKVQFTFNDVFKNPGAGFGLASGLALAITTLLIRESSLALNSDLMISAAVTLVFMITVQSILSLLYVTIQNKQQILVMFSQWRLCLFVGITSVLGSIGWFTAASFQNAAYVKALGQIEFFITLLLTYRIFKERISLKEYVGMFLIMLSVVILLLWA; encoded by the coding sequence GTGGAAATTTGGATTTATTTTACCTTGCTGGCTGCTTTTATGCAGGCCGTGCGTACTGCTGGGCAAAAGCAACTTGGTCAGCATCTTAATGCTATGGCAACAACGAGTGTAAGGTATGTGTATGCGTTGCCTTTTGCTTATCTTTATTTGTTTGTGCTTCTTGATATTCGCGAGCAAACAATCCCAAGTTTGAATGATACTTTCCTTGTATATGCGCTTATCGCTAGCGTCATGCAAATAATTGGTACAGCCTGCTTAGTTGCTGCATTCAATTACCGCAATTTTGCTGTAGCTACCAGTTTAGCGAAAACCGAAGCGATTCAGGTGGCTATTTTAGGAGTATTATTGTTTTCTGCAACGTTAAGTGTGCTTGGTTGGTTGTCGGTAATTATTGGCGTAGTAGGTGTGCTGATTGTATCAAAAGTACAATTTACCTTTAATGATGTGTTTAAAAATCCAGGGGCTGGTTTTGGTTTGGCTTCTGGTCTAGCGCTGGCGATCACAACATTGCTCATTAGAGAATCTAGCTTAGCATTAAACAGTGATCTAATGATCAGTGCAGCAGTGACCTTAGTGTTTATGATAACGGTACAATCCATTCTTTCATTGTTGTATGTCACTATTCAAAACAAACAACAAATCTTGGTGATGTTTAGCCAATGGCGACTTTGCTTATTTGTTGGCATTACCAGTGTTTTAGGGTCAATTGGTTGGTTTACTGCTGCTAGTTTTCAAAACGCTGCTTATGTGAAAGCGCTGGGACAAATAGAGTTTTTCATTACCTTACTATTAACCTATCGCATTTTTAAGGAACGTATCAGTCTCAAAGAATATGTAGGCATGTTTTTGATCATGCTCAGCGTAGTGATTCTTTTATTGTGGGCGTAG
- the sbcD gene encoding exonuclease subunit SbcD: MAFRILHTSDWHLGQHFYGKSRAREHQQFIDWLLAQVEKEQIDAVIVAGDIFDTGTPPSYARELYFKFIVALHKRNCAAVILAGNHDSVAMLNESSSLLNTLNCHVVVKAQEITQAPEQLIYLENAQQEQAVVCAVPFIRPRDVLTSTAGQTAKEKQQQLQYAIAQHYQQLVNEARATVPPNTAVIATGHLTTVGASCSDSVRDIYIGSLDAFPASEFPTVDYLALGHIHRPQIIGKQPHIRYCGSPIPLSFDETAQPKNVNVVSFEQGKMSECKPVEIPTFQAMATIKTSLEQLENKVADTLAQLSLEGDEKLWLDIELSQGDYLLDLTARVQELLADYPVDILLVRKTKKSRFNISQQDNVTLEELKVDDVFQARLALEDWSNEDDLKQRLTTLFNQAVEQCEQQSTDESEQSEVTS, from the coding sequence ATGGCATTTCGGATATTACATACTTCTGATTGGCACTTAGGCCAACATTTTTACGGAAAAAGTAGAGCTAGGGAACATCAACAGTTTATTGATTGGTTGTTAGCTCAAGTAGAAAAAGAGCAAATAGATGCAGTCATTGTTGCGGGCGATATTTTTGATACGGGTACGCCGCCAAGTTATGCTCGAGAGTTATATTTTAAGTTTATTGTCGCTTTACATAAACGTAATTGCGCAGCAGTCATTTTGGCAGGAAACCATGATTCAGTCGCGATGCTAAATGAATCATCGAGTTTGTTGAATACGTTAAATTGCCATGTTGTGGTTAAGGCACAAGAGATAACACAGGCACCTGAACAGCTGATTTATTTAGAAAATGCTCAACAAGAGCAAGCTGTTGTTTGTGCAGTTCCTTTTATTCGTCCTCGTGATGTATTAACCAGTACAGCAGGCCAAACGGCCAAAGAAAAACAGCAGCAGTTGCAATATGCAATTGCTCAGCATTATCAGCAATTAGTGAATGAAGCGAGAGCAACAGTACCACCAAATACTGCAGTTATTGCTACAGGCCATTTAACCACTGTCGGGGCAAGCTGTAGTGACTCAGTTCGGGATATTTATATTGGTTCATTAGACGCCTTTCCTGCTAGCGAATTTCCTACTGTAGATTATCTAGCGCTTGGTCATATACATCGACCGCAGATTATCGGTAAACAACCCCATATTCGCTATTGTGGATCACCGATACCTTTAAGTTTCGACGAAACAGCTCAGCCGAAAAATGTCAATGTAGTTAGTTTTGAACAAGGCAAAATGTCTGAATGTAAACCTGTTGAAATACCTACTTTTCAAGCAATGGCAACGATAAAAACATCTTTAGAGCAATTAGAAAACAAGGTAGCTGATACATTAGCGCAATTATCACTAGAAGGTGACGAAAAACTTTGGCTTGATATAGAGCTTAGCCAAGGAGATTATTTATTAGATTTAACCGCTAGAGTTCAAGAGTTACTTGCTGATTACCCTGTAGATATATTACTGGTACGAAAAACGAAAAAGTCCCGCTTCAACATTTCACAACAAGACAACGTAACCCTAGAAGAGTTGAAGGTTGATGATGTGTTTCAAGCACGTTTAGCGCTCGAAGATTGGTCAAATGAAGACGATTTAAAACAACGATTAACCACTTTATTTAACCAAGCTGTTGAGCAATGTGAACAGCAAAGCACAGATGAAAGTGAACAATCTGAGGTGACATCATGA
- a CDS encoding SbcC/MukB-like Walker B domain-containing protein: MRILSLRFENINSLKGQWFIDFTQAPFDESALFAITGDTGAGKTTILDAICLALYHQTPRIAISESQNQLMTRHTANCMAEVEFEVNNKGYRAFWSQRRAKNQLDGKLQKQVTELAQQDGTIIANKISEVKQQVELITGLNFSRFTKSMMLSQGQFAAFLNASDRDRAELLEQLTGTEIYSVISQQVYENFRDAKEQLTLSKSQLDQLELLDDDAKKAYEQEKKTLATDEQTLIAEKQRWTQLADKLRQQHELAQQELKAAELEKSASELAQKNAQQLTQLTLAEPAEQLRTVFGQFSHHQAQITELTKTIEQRNKNVLETRQVVNTHQQTLEKQKKLHDAELQVITEKETLLNAKVIPLDSQIALLTDQQKTLEQTVLQAATEHDSAQQQLLKLTQQQQQQQTQVNDTQQSLRKLTYAEALSDKLPLWHHQEQSLTQQVQHYSQLKQQYLQDEQQHQSTISQEKALLADIESAQTPFKQQQNQLQEILERHQELLTAFECQSESELHQQLSAQQQYGQQLNDCVNITTNITTIEQQLSDINQQISEKTSQSQTTEQALLECRTRFKQVKQQVKDVELIVNQQQAIMSLSHHRENLSPHQACPLCGATEHPLIDEYKHVQPDEHQQRLAALTNELQQIEKQGKSINSDFDRLASAIETLNNQQQQLQQQLINSSNQLSDKAQGLSEQMLSGNNNQRIANLNQLIADNNSSINTLQDALNKLSVLSQEKEQLQQVTQNEQKQLDQKISQQAIISNQLVSQQQSLQKLSKQLQDLEQQQHRNAQQLITEIKTLTGDETLPFLSEDENDVLFEQFKHWLVEKSALLDNWRRDKSSLESLEKSLLDLNYKIEQLNQQITTISQAYDKHQQQLNSVTNEVTTLQKHRVELVGEQTIEEIRAQLNRQKNDADNTLKLKQDELNTAQALFTNTQAIIENLNEQHHQQSKKAEQANAAWQHALAQSQFSDQQAFEQALMDSEQKKAITVIAKNIEQQQQQAEHLQNEVKKRNATLLPEIEQLRQQEVSAENRSQCEEKLAEIELSLKQLQLNLGQLQATLLQDNKQREKQSTLLEHIETLQQHFDDLSHLNGLIGSANGDKFRRFAQGLTLSHLVYLANHRLEKLHGRYQLQCNNEEKLALSVVDTWQADTVRDTKTLSGGESFLVSLALALALSDLASAKTQIDSLFLDEGFGTLDNETLEIALDALDSLNASGKMIGIISHVDALKERVDVQVKVHKKSGLGYSELSPIFRIVP, from the coding sequence ATGAGAATATTGTCGCTACGCTTTGAAAATATTAACTCGCTTAAGGGCCAATGGTTTATCGATTTTACTCAAGCACCGTTTGATGAAAGCGCGTTATTTGCGATAACAGGTGATACAGGGGCAGGTAAAACAACGATATTAGACGCGATTTGTTTAGCGCTTTATCATCAAACACCACGAATCGCGATTTCAGAAAGCCAAAATCAACTGATGACACGTCACACAGCAAACTGTATGGCTGAAGTAGAGTTTGAGGTAAACAATAAAGGGTATCGTGCTTTTTGGAGTCAACGACGTGCAAAAAATCAGCTTGATGGCAAATTACAAAAACAGGTCACTGAACTTGCTCAGCAAGACGGTACTATCATTGCTAATAAAATTTCTGAAGTAAAGCAACAGGTTGAGTTGATAACTGGGTTGAATTTTTCCCGATTTACAAAATCGATGATGCTATCACAAGGGCAATTTGCTGCTTTTTTAAACGCGAGTGACAGAGACCGCGCTGAGTTATTAGAACAACTTACAGGTACTGAAATTTATAGTGTTATTTCTCAACAGGTTTATGAGAACTTTCGCGATGCGAAAGAACAGTTAACGTTATCGAAAAGCCAGTTAGACCAATTAGAGTTACTTGATGACGACGCTAAAAAAGCGTATGAACAAGAGAAAAAAACGCTAGCAACAGATGAACAAACGCTTATTGCTGAAAAACAACGTTGGACGCAATTAGCCGATAAACTTAGACAGCAACATGAGTTAGCACAACAAGAACTAAAGGCCGCTGAGTTAGAAAAATCTGCCTCTGAATTAGCACAGAAAAATGCACAGCAATTAACGCAATTAACCCTTGCTGAGCCAGCAGAGCAACTTCGAACCGTTTTTGGGCAATTTAGCCATCACCAAGCTCAAATAACTGAATTAACAAAGACGATTGAGCAAAGAAACAAAAACGTATTAGAAACCCGACAAGTTGTTAATACTCATCAACAAACATTAGAGAAACAGAAAAAGTTGCATGATGCCGAGCTACAAGTCATTACAGAGAAGGAAACATTATTAAACGCTAAGGTGATACCACTTGATAGCCAAATAGCCTTATTAACAGACCAACAAAAAACGCTAGAGCAAACGGTATTGCAAGCCGCAACAGAGCATGACAGTGCTCAACAGCAGTTGCTAAAGTTAACGCAACAGCAACAACAACAGCAAACTCAGGTTAATGATACTCAACAAAGTTTGCGCAAGCTAACTTATGCAGAAGCTTTAAGCGATAAATTGCCGCTGTGGCATCATCAAGAACAATCACTGACGCAACAAGTGCAACACTATTCACAACTGAAACAACAGTACCTTCAAGATGAACAACAACATCAATCAACGATTAGCCAAGAAAAAGCCTTACTAGCTGATATTGAATCTGCGCAAACACCTTTTAAGCAGCAGCAAAATCAATTACAAGAAATTTTAGAGCGTCATCAAGAGCTTTTAACGGCGTTTGAATGTCAATCGGAAAGTGAATTACATCAGCAGCTTTCAGCACAGCAACAGTATGGGCAGCAACTCAATGACTGTGTCAATATCACGACAAATATCACCACTATTGAACAACAATTAAGTGATATAAATCAGCAAATATCTGAAAAAACCTCGCAAAGTCAAACGACGGAACAGGCACTTTTAGAATGTAGGACACGCTTTAAACAGGTCAAACAACAAGTAAAAGACGTAGAACTGATTGTAAACCAACAACAGGCAATTATGTCGTTGAGCCATCATCGAGAAAATTTATCACCACATCAAGCTTGCCCGTTATGTGGAGCAACCGAACACCCGTTAATTGACGAGTATAAGCATGTTCAGCCAGATGAACATCAACAACGCTTAGCTGCGCTGACGAATGAGCTACAGCAAATTGAAAAGCAAGGAAAAAGCATTAATTCAGACTTTGACCGTCTGGCAAGTGCGATAGAAACCCTTAATAATCAACAGCAGCAATTACAACAGCAACTCATAAACAGCTCAAATCAATTATCAGATAAAGCACAGGGTTTATCTGAACAGATGTTATCAGGAAATAATAATCAACGCATTGCTAACCTCAATCAATTAATTGCCGATAATAATAGTTCAATTAATACCTTGCAGGATGCATTGAATAAGTTATCTGTACTTAGCCAAGAAAAAGAACAGTTACAACAAGTAACACAAAATGAACAAAAGCAATTAGATCAAAAAATCAGTCAACAAGCGATAATCAGTAACCAACTTGTAAGCCAACAACAATCATTACAAAAACTTTCGAAGCAATTACAAGATCTTGAACAGCAACAGCACAGAAATGCTCAGCAATTAATTACAGAAATTAAGACATTAACAGGGGATGAAACATTACCCTTTTTATCAGAGGATGAAAATGATGTCTTATTTGAGCAATTTAAACATTGGCTAGTTGAAAAATCGGCATTATTGGATAACTGGCGACGAGATAAGAGTTCATTAGAATCACTAGAAAAATCGCTGCTTGACCTTAACTACAAAATAGAACAGTTAAATCAACAAATCACCACAATTTCGCAAGCATATGATAAACATCAACAACAGCTAAATAGTGTGACTAATGAAGTAACCACTTTGCAAAAACACCGGGTTGAACTAGTGGGTGAACAAACCATTGAAGAAATTCGTGCGCAATTGAACCGTCAAAAAAACGATGCTGATAATACGTTGAAATTAAAACAAGATGAATTAAACACCGCACAAGCTTTGTTCACTAATACCCAAGCGATCATTGAAAACTTGAATGAACAACATCATCAGCAAAGTAAAAAAGCAGAACAAGCTAATGCCGCTTGGCAACATGCTTTAGCGCAAAGTCAATTTTCTGATCAGCAAGCATTTGAACAAGCGTTGATGGATAGCGAACAAAAAAAAGCAATTACTGTTATTGCAAAAAACATAGAACAACAGCAGCAACAAGCGGAACATTTGCAAAATGAGGTTAAAAAGCGAAATGCTACGTTGTTACCAGAGATCGAGCAATTAAGACAACAAGAAGTTTCTGCAGAAAATAGGTCACAATGCGAAGAAAAGCTGGCTGAAATTGAGTTGTCATTAAAGCAATTGCAACTTAATTTAGGGCAACTTCAAGCCACACTATTACAAGATAATAAACAACGTGAGAAACAATCAACCCTACTTGAGCATATTGAAACGTTGCAACAGCACTTTGATGATTTATCACATTTAAATGGCTTAATTGGCTCAGCAAATGGTGACAAATTTAGGCGTTTTGCTCAAGGTTTGACGCTAAGCCATTTAGTGTATTTGGCGAACCATAGATTAGAAAAGCTGCACGGTCGTTATCAACTACAATGTAACAACGAAGAAAAACTTGCCTTATCCGTGGTTGATACATGGCAAGCTGATACTGTGCGTGATACCAAAACGTTATCAGGCGGAGAGTCATTTTTAGTCAGTTTAGCACTGGCGCTAGCACTTTCTGATCTTGCTAGTGCTAAAACACAAATAGACTCGCTATTTCTTGATGAAGGTTTTGGTACTTTAGATAATGAAACTCTGGAAATAGCATTAGATGCGTTAGATAGTCTTAATGCAAGCGGTAAAATGATTGGTATTATTAGTCATGTTGATGCGTTAAAAGAACGGGTTGATGTTCAGGTTAAAGTGCATAAAAAATCAGGCTTAGGTTACAGTGAATTATCGCCTATTTTTCGTATTGTTCCGTGA
- a CDS encoding metal-dependent hydrolase family protein — protein sequence MKTAIKLIGLAIVTSSIVSGNSVAKTTVIHAGKLLATPGKAPLANYSVVIDNGIISEVKQGFITPDNAQVVDLRQSFVLPGLMDMHVHLQGELGPRNDSDSLRSSDADYLVKSIHFAEKTLLAGFTTVRDLGSKPEQIYALRDGIAKGLIAGPRIVAAGSSVAVTGGHGDVDGMNPDILKLRTPETICDGATDCRRATRHAIKYGADVIKITSTGGVLSDTNTGTGQQMADDELKEVVETAHSLGRKVASHAHAAAGINAALRAGVDSIEHGSYADQDSIKLFKQSGAYLVPTLMAGNTVVELAKNTTFMSEAIRAKAIRVGGDMTKNFTRAHKAGVKIAYGTDSGVSPHGNNAKEALLMYETGMNVQDIIVSATINSADLIGKSQQLGTIEVGKYADIIATHGNPLQDIKELMDVDFVMKSGVIHKQK from the coding sequence ATGAAAACCGCCATCAAATTGATAGGTTTAGCTATCGTTACCAGTAGTATCGTTTCTGGTAATAGTGTTGCTAAAACTACCGTTATTCACGCCGGTAAGCTCTTAGCTACGCCTGGTAAAGCCCCGTTAGCTAATTATTCAGTTGTTATTGATAATGGGATAATTTCCGAAGTTAAACAAGGTTTTATTACCCCTGATAACGCGCAGGTGGTTGATTTGCGACAAAGCTTTGTACTACCCGGATTAATGGATATGCATGTTCACTTACAGGGAGAACTTGGGCCACGTAATGATAGCGATAGCCTACGTTCGTCGGATGCTGACTATCTAGTGAAAAGCATTCATTTCGCTGAAAAAACCTTATTAGCTGGCTTTACGACAGTACGAGATCTTGGCAGTAAGCCTGAACAAATTTACGCGTTAAGAGATGGTATAGCAAAAGGCTTAATTGCAGGGCCACGCATTGTTGCTGCGGGTAGCAGTGTGGCTGTTACCGGTGGCCATGGCGATGTTGATGGAATGAATCCTGATATTTTAAAATTGCGCACACCTGAAACGATTTGTGACGGTGCTACTGATTGTCGCAGGGCAACACGACATGCGATTAAATACGGTGCTGATGTGATCAAAATTACCTCTACAGGCGGTGTATTATCAGATACTAATACTGGTACTGGACAGCAAATGGCAGATGACGAACTTAAAGAAGTGGTAGAAACTGCACATTCATTAGGAAGAAAAGTGGCAAGTCATGCACATGCCGCGGCTGGTATTAATGCTGCACTACGCGCTGGTGTTGACAGTATTGAACATGGTAGCTATGCAGATCAAGACAGCATTAAACTGTTCAAACAATCGGGCGCTTATCTAGTACCTACATTAATGGCGGGTAATACGGTGGTTGAGCTTGCTAAAAACACTACGTTTATGTCTGAAGCCATCCGCGCTAAAGCTATTCGCGTGGGGGGCGACATGACTAAAAACTTTACGCGTGCACATAAAGCCGGCGTTAAAATTGCCTATGGTACAGATAGCGGCGTATCACCGCACGGCAATAATGCTAAAGAAGCATTATTAATGTATGAAACAGGGATGAACGTTCAAGATATTATTGTGTCAGCAACAATTAATAGCGCGGATTTAATTGGTAAGTCGCAGCAACTAGGTACGATTGAAGTGGGGAAATATGCCGATATTATCGCGACTCATGGCAACCCGTTACAAGATATTAAAGAATTAATGGATGTTGATTTTGTGATGAAATCAGGCGTAATTCATAAACAAAAATAA